The following are encoded together in the Janthinobacterium sp. Marseille genome:
- a CDS encoding aconitase X catalytic domain-containing protein codes for MKLNEEEQSILAGQQGRVPQLALQHQIAVGDFFGAADFVPVSQAHIMADTESLGQAGVIWLEKLGEITEGQRQVRIPTITDPRGTDFAKASVLKQDGWMLDLEQRAIDAFVKLGVSMTDTCINYQTIAAPTRGEHVAFGDTGVVIYSNSVCGARSNFEGGPSALAAGLTGRTPRYGFHLDSQRMATLRIQVDWTPQTLNDWGALGGVIGRLSANYWTVPVVEGLEGAPTSDQLKHFGAAMASFGSSALYHLVGITPEAYRIEDVNGHKLPVSHRVGEAEVKALQTAYAVTDEIDVVVFSAPQLSLYELREIAKLCDGKQFIKPMLAVTSPQVKPDADRMGFTARIEAAGGQVLSGMCFYQSYAREMADANGWKRLATNSAKLVNILGGYGYVPMLASMQRCIDAAVTGKLK; via the coding sequence ATGAAGCTCAATGAAGAAGAACAATCCATCCTGGCCGGTCAACAGGGACGGGTTCCGCAACTGGCCTTGCAACATCAAATCGCCGTCGGTGATTTCTTTGGTGCCGCAGACTTCGTCCCGGTAAGCCAGGCGCATATCATGGCCGACACCGAGAGCCTGGGCCAGGCCGGTGTGATCTGGCTGGAGAAACTGGGCGAGATAACTGAAGGCCAGCGCCAGGTACGCATCCCGACCATCACCGATCCGCGTGGCACCGATTTCGCCAAGGCATCCGTACTGAAACAGGATGGCTGGATGCTGGACCTGGAACAACGTGCGATTGATGCTTTCGTCAAACTCGGCGTATCTATGACGGATACCTGCATCAATTACCAAACCATTGCAGCACCGACACGTGGCGAGCACGTCGCCTTTGGTGATACCGGCGTCGTGATCTATTCCAACTCGGTGTGCGGTGCACGCTCCAATTTTGAAGGTGGCCCATCGGCACTTGCTGCCGGTTTGACCGGACGCACACCGCGCTATGGCTTCCATCTAGATAGTCAACGCATGGCAACACTGCGCATCCAGGTGGACTGGACGCCGCAAACGTTGAATGACTGGGGCGCACTTGGCGGCGTCATTGGACGCTTGTCAGCCAATTACTGGACCGTACCGGTAGTGGAAGGACTGGAAGGCGCACCGACCTCGGATCAGCTCAAGCATTTCGGCGCGGCGATGGCCAGCTTCGGCTCCAGCGCCTTGTATCACCTGGTCGGCATCACGCCGGAAGCCTATCGCATCGAAGATGTGAACGGCCACAAGCTGCCAGTCTCACATCGCGTCGGCGAAGCTGAAGTCAAAGCCTTGCAAACTGCCTATGCAGTCACCGATGAAATCGATGTAGTGGTCTTCTCCGCACCGCAGTTGAGTCTGTATGAACTGCGCGAAATCGCGAAGTTATGCGATGGCAAGCAATTCATCAAGCCAATGCTGGCTGTCACCAGTCCGCAAGTCAAACCGGATGCAGACCGCATGGGCTTTACTGCCCGGATTGAAGCGGCAGGCGGGCAAGTCTTGTCCGGCATGTGTTTCTACCAATCGTATGCACGCGAAATGGCTGATGCCAACGGCTGGAAACGCCTCGCCACGAATAGCGCAAAACTTGTCAACATCCTCGGCGGCTATGGCTATGTGCCTATGCTGGCGTCGATGCAACGCTGCATTGATGCAGCCGTAACCGGAAAACTGAAATGA
- a CDS encoding DUF126 domain-containing protein yields MIELIARHAIGDKVSGSTLVANDGFSARYDLDRINGTFSRPAHKLAGLSYVGKILVLDTAKGGVASAWMLHEMASRNKMPLAIVFNTVNPILVQGAAFGGLTMLAGFDLDVTAAIPNGATVEIDPQRKSLRVLD; encoded by the coding sequence ATGATAGAACTCATCGCGCGTCACGCGATCGGTGACAAAGTAAGCGGCAGCACGCTGGTCGCCAATGACGGCTTCTCGGCCCGTTATGACCTCGATCGCATCAACGGTACATTCTCCCGTCCGGCGCACAAGCTGGCCGGTTTGTCCTATGTCGGCAAGATCCTGGTACTGGATACCGCCAAGGGTGGCGTTGCCAGCGCCTGGATGTTGCATGAGATGGCTTCGCGCAACAAGATGCCGCTCGCCATCGTCTTCAACACCGTCAATCCCATCCTGGTACAAGGTGCGGCCTTTGGCGGCCTGACCATGCTGGCCGGATTTGATCTTGACGTGACTGCCGCTATCCCGAATGGTGCGACAGTGGAGATAGACCCGCAACGCAAATCCCTGCGGGTATTGGATTAA
- a CDS encoding XRE family transcriptional regulator — protein MAEAITTDLPPELSDIELRLGRRVSELRTARGYTQDRLASETGFTKGYLSKIENSKIIPPIGTLIKIAQALHTDLAELLGTETAERSDAICIVRSWERESVVHGEEAFGYDYVALANKRRHKHMEPFIMVFPNEMAHEMRFDHEGEEFLFVTDGKVEFSFMIDGREQQWILSAGDSLYFDSNIPHRGRSIKGESKALVVIFRPPDQADDATKRQPHTIFGS, from the coding sequence ATGGCAGAAGCAATTACTACTGATTTACCTCCCGAACTGTCTGATATTGAACTTCGTCTTGGTCGCCGGGTTTCTGAATTACGTACTGCGCGTGGTTATACGCAGGACAGGCTGGCAAGCGAGACGGGGTTCACCAAAGGTTATCTTTCGAAGATAGAAAATTCGAAGATCATTCCGCCGATAGGTACGCTCATCAAGATCGCGCAAGCCTTGCACACCGATCTTGCCGAGCTGCTTGGAACGGAAACCGCCGAGCGCAGCGATGCCATTTGCATCGTGCGTTCATGGGAGCGTGAATCGGTAGTACATGGCGAAGAAGCCTTCGGTTATGACTATGTAGCGCTGGCGAACAAGCGCCGCCACAAACATATGGAACCCTTCATCATGGTGTTCCCGAATGAGATGGCGCATGAAATGCGTTTCGATCACGAAGGCGAAGAATTCCTCTTCGTGACCGATGGCAAAGTCGAGTTCAGCTTCATGATCGACGGTCGTGAGCAGCAATGGATATTGTCGGCCGGCGACAGCCTGTATTTCGATTCCAACATCCCGCATCGCGGCCGCAGCATCAAGGGTGAATCCAAAGCCCTGGTCGTCATCTTCCGCCCGCCGGATCAAGCGGATGACGCGACGAAGCGGCAGCCACATACCATCTTTGGCAGCTGA
- a CDS encoding DJ-1/PfpI family protein produces MKFGIFVYPDVEPVDLATFGVLSMARRAYPDIQIHTIAPTKGEVLLANGLRVIAEYGVDDAPAFDVIVVTGGAGWKEQVKNPATLAFLKARSRDTVMTSVCTGGMILAAAGVLNGKQATTKCEVIPPEISPLLQMKEQYKDISTVHTSVVDQQTVVTGGGVTLCIDVMLHLLKTRISPEVANETARIIEYSRAWQANKAALPPIES; encoded by the coding sequence ATGAAATTCGGAATCTTTGTATATCCAGATGTAGAACCTGTTGATTTGGCAACTTTTGGTGTGTTGTCGATGGCACGTCGTGCCTACCCCGATATCCAGATCCATACGATCGCACCGACCAAGGGCGAAGTCTTGCTGGCTAACGGTTTACGGGTGATTGCAGAGTACGGCGTTGACGATGCGCCGGCCTTCGATGTGATCGTGGTGACGGGGGGCGCAGGGTGGAAAGAGCAGGTGAAGAATCCGGCGACGCTGGCATTCCTGAAGGCCAGGTCGCGGGATACGGTAATGACCTCGGTTTGCACCGGTGGTATGATTCTCGCAGCCGCGGGAGTTCTTAATGGGAAACAAGCGACGACAAAATGTGAAGTCATCCCGCCGGAAATATCCCCGCTGTTGCAGATGAAGGAGCAGTACAAGGATATTTCGACTGTCCATACCAGCGTGGTGGATCAGCAGACAGTCGTGACCGGTGGTGGCGTGACACTTTGCATAGACGTGATGTTGCACCTGTTGAAAACACGCATCAGTCCCGAAGTGGCAAATGAAACGGCACGCATCATTGAATACAGTCGTGCATGGCAGGCAAATAAAGCAGCATTACCCCCTATAGAATCGTAA
- a CDS encoding MFS transporter, whose protein sequence is MEISTSGDVSVASRGVKKSKIGTIAAASSIGTIIEWYDFLIYGMAAALVFNKLFFPNVSPVIGTLAALGTYAVGFFARPLGGAIFGHFGDRVGRKSMLLLTMFIMGIGTVLIGCLPTYEHIGIWAPVLLIVLRFIQGVGLGGEWGGAALMVLEHAPKHRRGFYGSLVQVGFPLGLVLATGVFAIVSKLPEADFLSWGWRIPFLLSIVLVVVGYVIRSKVEESPIFLQMKAKNELSKQPVLDAILKNPRAFLTAIGLKISEVSWVYILTVFIVVHATNNLQLPKSLILDGILYAALVEVITIPLFGLLSDKVGRRPMYIWGALFTVALAFPLFILLDTRDSAIIIGVMIVALSLGHGFMFAPEATYFPELFGANVRYSGATLGFQVAAAIGGGLSPIIATGLMAYFGGTTGVSVMLILLAAITLVAAISARETRHESL, encoded by the coding sequence ATGGAAATATCGACAAGCGGCGACGTCAGCGTCGCCAGCAGAGGAGTGAAGAAATCAAAAATCGGAACGATTGCGGCAGCGAGTTCCATAGGCACCATCATCGAATGGTATGACTTCCTGATTTACGGTATGGCTGCGGCCCTGGTATTCAACAAACTGTTTTTCCCCAATGTATCACCGGTCATCGGTACGCTGGCGGCCCTCGGTACTTATGCAGTGGGCTTCTTTGCGCGACCATTGGGGGGCGCCATCTTCGGTCACTTCGGTGATCGGGTCGGACGCAAGTCCATGCTATTGCTGACCATGTTCATCATGGGTATCGGCACCGTCCTCATCGGTTGTCTGCCCACCTATGAACACATCGGCATCTGGGCTCCTGTCCTGCTGATCGTCCTGCGCTTTATCCAGGGTGTCGGACTCGGCGGTGAATGGGGCGGTGCGGCCTTGATGGTGCTGGAACATGCACCCAAACATCGTCGCGGTTTCTATGGCAGCCTGGTGCAGGTCGGCTTTCCATTGGGCCTGGTGCTCGCTACCGGCGTCTTTGCCATCGTATCGAAACTGCCGGAAGCCGACTTCCTGTCCTGGGGCTGGCGCATTCCCTTCCTGCTGAGCATCGTGCTGGTGGTGGTCGGCTATGTGATCCGCAGCAAGGTGGAAGAATCGCCGATCTTTTTGCAGATGAAAGCAAAAAACGAGCTGTCCAAACAACCAGTACTCGACGCCATCCTCAAAAACCCGCGCGCCTTCCTGACCGCCATCGGCCTGAAGATCTCCGAAGTTTCCTGGGTCTACATCCTGACCGTGTTCATAGTGGTACATGCGACCAACAATCTGCAATTACCCAAGTCGCTCATCCTCGACGGCATCCTTTATGCGGCATTGGTGGAAGTGATCACGATTCCATTATTCGGCCTGCTGTCGGACAAGGTCGGGCGACGACCGATGTATATCTGGGGTGCGCTGTTCACCGTGGCACTGGCCTTCCCGCTCTTCATCCTGCTCGACACCAGGGACAGCGCCATCATTATCGGCGTGATGATCGTCGCACTCAGCCTCGGGCACGGTTTCATGTTTGCACCGGAAGCCACTTACTTCCCGGAATTGTTTGGCGCCAACGTGCGCTATAGCGGTGCCACGCTCGGCTTCCAGGTGGCAGCAGCCATCGGCGGTGGCCTCTCACCAATTATTGCGACCGGCCTGATGGCTTACTTCGGCGGCACGACCGGCGTCTCCGTCATGTTGATCCTGCTGGCCGCCATCACCCTCGTCGCGGCAATTTCGGCACGAGAAACACGTCACGAATCGTTATAA
- a CDS encoding cupin domain-containing protein, with protein MSTVTETRLKGKLEPTINGSTYVKPADLEWKPTKHKGIQIKVLYEDPSKGELTCLLKWEPGTILPFHRHPEIEQTYVVEGSFYDHDGIARAGEYTWRKPGSLHETRSDEGCIILAVYRKPNVFFDVDSGF; from the coding sequence ATGAGCACAGTCACAGAAACCCGTTTAAAGGGCAAACTGGAACCAACCATCAATGGATCGACCTATGTCAAACCGGCAGACCTGGAATGGAAGCCGACCAAACATAAAGGCATACAAATCAAGGTCTTGTATGAAGACCCGTCCAAAGGTGAATTGACCTGCCTCTTGAAATGGGAGCCGGGCACCATCCTGCCCTTCCACCGTCACCCGGAAATAGAACAGACCTATGTCGTCGAAGGCTCCTTCTATGACCACGACGGCATTGCCAGGGCTGGTGAATATACCTGGCGCAAACCCGGTTCATTGCATGAGACACGCTCGGATGAAGGCTGCATCATCCTCGCCGTCTACCGCAAACCCAACGTCTTCTTTGATGTTGATTCCGGATTCTGA
- a CDS encoding ferredoxin family protein: MAYIVTEACIRCKFMDCIEVCPTYAFHAGENFVVINPDTCVNCGLCEMVCPTQAIKAKGDATEKELVFVELNARLAKNWPAITQKGMVPADAGNWIGVSDKKEFLLYTPDPAAK; encoded by the coding sequence ATGGCCTATATCGTTACCGAAGCCTGCATCCGCTGCAAATTCATGGATTGCATAGAGGTCTGTCCGACCTATGCCTTCCATGCGGGTGAAAACTTCGTCGTCATCAATCCGGATACCTGTGTGAATTGCGGACTATGTGAAATGGTTTGCCCCACCCAGGCGATCAAGGCCAAGGGTGATGCAACGGAAAAGGAACTCGTATTCGTGGAATTGAATGCGCGCCTTGCCAAAAACTGGCCGGCCATCACACAAAAAGGGATGGTTCCGGCGGATGCAGGAAACTGGATAGGTGTTTCGGACAAGAAGGAATTCCTGCTCTACACGCCTGATCCGGCGGCAAAGTAA
- a CDS encoding HAMP domain-containing sensor histidine kinase, which translates to MRAHSLRLRLLLAAAFAVLVAMLIAWFVMTWLFARHIERRVAVELENEAIILLSDLKLNPTQEPQVDEAPANPRFNLPSSGLYWQVSNAKGMQRSRSLWDESLPLPTPAPPLSSWSTRSIDGPFGQRLFLLERSILLSADSPPILLQLAQDKVQQYVARKEFGRDLGLFLGVLGAVLIAAAAIQVSVGLRPLGRLRHELLRLQNHPASRLTNSHPREIEPLIDAINRLADAREADLTRAKRRAADLAHSLKTPLAALEAQSSRARAAGASEAADGIEHAISAMTMAVNAELSRLRVDTVRNNLYAGASSPHQAAEQIVAVIEHTALGESLVFDIDIPESLSVPVPADDLKELLGALMENAARFARRRVCMKGQVTADGKVELIIEDDGTGVDAGTLHTLQHRGKLDEAGPGHHGLGLIIAREIVDATKGQTQLTHSSLGGLKIVLSWPAAVHPG; encoded by the coding sequence TTGAGAGCGCATTCACTTCGCCTGCGGCTATTGTTGGCGGCAGCCTTTGCAGTCCTGGTCGCGATGCTGATTGCCTGGTTCGTCATGACCTGGCTGTTTGCCCGTCATATCGAACGACGCGTGGCAGTGGAGCTGGAAAACGAAGCCATCATCCTCTTATCCGACCTGAAGCTGAATCCGACCCAGGAGCCGCAGGTAGACGAAGCACCAGCCAATCCACGTTTTAATTTGCCTTCCAGCGGACTGTACTGGCAAGTCAGCAATGCCAAAGGCATGCAACGATCACGCTCACTGTGGGATGAGTCGCTGCCTTTGCCGACTCCTGCACCACCGCTCAGCAGCTGGAGCACGCGCAGCATCGACGGTCCTTTCGGGCAGCGCCTGTTCCTGCTGGAACGCAGCATACTGTTATCAGCTGATAGCCCGCCGATACTGCTGCAGCTGGCGCAAGACAAGGTGCAGCAATATGTGGCGCGCAAGGAATTCGGTCGCGACCTCGGTTTATTCCTCGGCGTCCTCGGTGCGGTGCTGATTGCTGCTGCAGCGATACAGGTAAGCGTCGGCTTGCGGCCTTTGGGGCGCTTGCGTCATGAACTGCTGCGCTTGCAAAACCATCCCGCCTCGCGCCTGACCAATTCCCATCCGCGTGAAATTGAGCCATTGATAGACGCCATCAACCGCCTGGCCGATGCGCGTGAAGCTGACCTGACACGCGCCAAACGCCGCGCAGCCGATCTGGCCCATTCATTGAAGACGCCATTGGCGGCACTGGAAGCGCAGAGCAGCCGTGCCCGTGCCGCCGGTGCCAGTGAGGCGGCTGACGGTATTGAACATGCGATCAGTGCGATGACCATGGCGGTCAATGCGGAGCTCAGCCGCTTGCGCGTGGATACCGTACGCAACAATCTCTACGCCGGCGCATCGTCCCCGCATCAGGCGGCGGAGCAGATCGTCGCTGTCATTGAACACACCGCACTTGGAGAATCGCTGGTATTCGATATCGATATCCCCGAATCCCTGAGCGTACCGGTGCCGGCCGATGATTTGAAGGAATTGCTGGGTGCGCTGATGGAAAATGCCGCGCGTTTTGCCCGTCGTCGGGTTTGCATGAAGGGGCAGGTGACCGCTGACGGCAAGGTGGAGCTGATCATTGAAGACGACGGCACGGGTGTTGATGCCGGCACCCTGCATACATTACAGCATCGCGGCAAACTGGATGAAGCAGGCCCGGGCCATCACGGACTCGGGCTCATCATTGCACGTGAAATTGTCGATGCGACCAAAGGCCAGACGCAGCTCACACACAGCAGCCTGGGTGGTCTGAAAATCGTGCTGAGCTGGCCGGCGGCAGTGCATCCGGGCTGA
- a CDS encoding response regulator transcription factor translates to MRALLVEDDPDVGQHVLQALQEAGFVVDWSRDGNDAWFKGDVEEFDVAILDLGLPQLDGLSVLRRWRAAKRTFPVLILSARSDWSEKVEGIESGADDYLAKPFEVAELIARTRALVRRAAGHADPVLICGALTLDTRRMTATVDKQPVRLSPLEFRFFSYLAHQAGRPVSAGELAEHLYGDSEGVDTNAIEALVLRMRRKFGADLIETRRGFGYMLSGSGD, encoded by the coding sequence ATGAGAGCCTTGCTGGTAGAAGATGACCCGGACGTTGGTCAACACGTGTTGCAGGCGCTGCAAGAGGCCGGTTTTGTGGTGGACTGGTCGCGTGACGGCAATGACGCATGGTTCAAGGGTGACGTTGAAGAATTCGATGTCGCCATCCTCGATCTCGGCTTGCCCCAGCTCGACGGCTTATCGGTCCTCAGGCGCTGGCGCGCCGCCAAACGTACTTTCCCGGTGTTGATCCTGTCGGCACGCAGCGACTGGTCCGAAAAAGTGGAGGGTATAGAAAGCGGTGCCGACGACTACCTGGCCAAACCTTTTGAAGTGGCCGAATTAATTGCCCGCACGCGGGCCCTGGTACGCCGTGCCGCCGGCCATGCCGATCCCGTACTGATTTGCGGTGCGCTGACGCTGGATACACGGCGTATGACAGCGACCGTGGACAAACAACCAGTGCGCCTGTCGCCGCTGGAGTTCAGGTTTTTCTCCTATCTCGCGCATCAGGCCGGACGGCCGGTATCGGCCGGGGAACTGGCCGAACACCTGTATGGCGATAGCGAGGGTGTAGATACCAATGCGATTGAAGCGCTGGTGCTGCGCATGCGCCGCAAGTTCGGTGCCGACCTGATTGAAACCCGTCGCGGCTTTGGTTACATGTTGTCGGGATCTGGCGATTGA
- a CDS encoding PepSY domain-containing protein, giving the protein MLKKLFFLLCLLIPVGLPLLVSGKDKDHDVAYEALQRGQILPLSKILAQTATQVSGEVIKVELDSKRLEYKLKVLSANGQVRKVRVDARNGTLLSIKDDD; this is encoded by the coding sequence ATGCTGAAAAAACTCTTCTTCCTGTTGTGCCTCTTGATCCCGGTCGGGCTGCCTTTGCTCGTCTCGGGTAAGGACAAGGATCACGACGTCGCCTATGAAGCCTTGCAACGGGGGCAGATCCTGCCCCTGTCAAAAATCCTGGCGCAAACCGCGACCCAGGTTTCCGGTGAGGTAATCAAGGTAGAGCTCGATAGCAAGCGCCTGGAATACAAGCTGAAAGTATTGAGTGCCAATGGACAAGTCCGGAAAGTTCGGGTGGATGCGCGCAACGGTACACTGCTGAGCATCAAAGACGATGATTGA
- a CDS encoding PepSY domain-containing protein — protein MDKNVIKFTIVIAIIAALAFAAQAGPAAAQTTAVATQGKLAPIATGATLSYEELERRVTAQGLQIKKAEVRDLLLKVTAYDNQHRKVKMTLDRRTGEVLARKISREND, from the coding sequence ATGGACAAGAACGTCATCAAATTTACAATCGTTATCGCCATCATAGCGGCCCTGGCCTTTGCTGCACAAGCCGGCCCGGCTGCAGCGCAAACCACAGCAGTAGCGACGCAAGGCAAGCTGGCACCGATTGCGACCGGCGCCACGCTCAGCTACGAAGAACTGGAACGCCGCGTCACGGCGCAAGGACTGCAAATAAAAAAAGCGGAAGTGCGCGACCTGCTGCTGAAGGTAACGGCTTACGATAACCAGCATCGCAAGGTAAAAATGACGCTGGATCGTCGTACCGGTGAAGTTTTGGCACGCAAGATTTCGCGCGAAAATGACTGA
- a CDS encoding SDR family oxidoreductase, with protein sequence MNMQGKSVLVTGANRGIGAALVRALLKQDVSKVYAAARNPSALPDFGDARVVPLQIDVTNPDEVKAAAGKISSLDVLINNAGIMTFAHVLSATPEELAADMDVNYYGTLRVTQAFLPLIEKQGGGAIVNLVSIAGLASVAAISGYSASKAALFSATQAMRIALKAKNIEVIGVFPGPIDTDLAKDLPLDKASADETVDNIVNAIIAGSEDIYPDPTSFPLSDLWKTDPKGLEKFFANMA encoded by the coding sequence ATGAATATGCAAGGAAAGTCCGTCCTGGTTACGGGTGCAAATCGCGGCATAGGTGCCGCATTGGTGCGTGCCTTACTCAAGCAAGATGTCAGCAAGGTGTATGCGGCGGCGCGGAATCCATCTGCGCTGCCTGATTTTGGCGATGCCAGGGTGGTGCCGCTACAAATCGATGTCACCAATCCGGATGAGGTCAAAGCGGCTGCCGGCAAAATCAGTTCGCTGGATGTCTTGATTAACAATGCCGGCATCATGACTTTCGCGCATGTCCTCTCGGCCACACCGGAGGAGCTGGCGGCGGATATGGATGTGAATTACTACGGTACCCTGCGCGTCACGCAAGCATTCCTTCCGTTGATTGAAAAGCAGGGTGGCGGAGCCATCGTGAATCTCGTGAGTATTGCCGGGTTGGCTTCGGTTGCCGCGATTTCCGGATATTCAGCTTCCAAGGCGGCGCTGTTTTCCGCGACGCAAGCGATGCGCATTGCATTGAAAGCAAAGAACATTGAAGTCATCGGCGTGTTCCCGGGCCCGATTGATACCGACCTGGCAAAAGATTTGCCGCTCGATAAAGCCTCTGCCGACGAAACGGTCGACAATATTGTTAATGCGATTATTGCCGGCAGCGAAGATATCTATCCGGATCCGACTTCTTTCCCTTTATCCGATTTGTGGAAAACCGATCCCAAAGGGCTGGAGAAATTTTTCGCCAATATGGCGTGA
- a CDS encoding helix-turn-helix domain-containing protein: MERKSFGDMQCPIARSLEHVGEWWSILIMRDAFYGLTRFDEFQKSLGIAPNMLTRRLKGLVESGLMERREYSSRPVRHEYVLTDAGQEFRPVVLALLVWGNKHFAPEGASVLIKNKKTGKVAVPILTDKLSGEEIATSGAFHLVAGPAADSELRKRLSAQYDTTL; the protein is encoded by the coding sequence ATGGAGCGCAAAAGCTTTGGTGATATGCAATGTCCGATTGCCCGCAGCCTGGAGCACGTCGGCGAATGGTGGAGCATCCTGATCATGCGGGATGCTTTTTACGGGCTGACACGCTTCGATGAATTTCAAAAAAGCCTGGGCATTGCGCCAAATATGCTGACCCGTCGCTTGAAAGGCCTGGTTGAATCCGGTTTGATGGAGCGCCGCGAATACAGCAGCCGCCCGGTGCGGCATGAGTATGTGCTGACAGACGCCGGACAGGAATTCAGGCCGGTTGTGCTCGCGCTCCTGGTCTGGGGCAACAAGCACTTTGCGCCCGAAGGCGCGAGCGTACTGATAAAGAATAAAAAGACCGGGAAAGTGGCGGTGCCAATACTGACGGATAAGCTCAGTGGCGAGGAAATAGCGACATCAGGTGCGTTCCATCTGGTAGCCGGTCCGGCTGCAGATAGCGAATTGCGCAAGCGATTGAGTGCCCAATACGACACTACGCTATAG
- a CDS encoding AraC family transcriptional regulator: MVFDASREIIRASDGLGWSNMAAVLARTDPFEEVVPPISSLFIAVPQQKIKIVLEKDGKTFQGEMAANSHNIIAPGNGYAVQGFDLINAFYVYIKNEILRELADEIYGRRLDEIDLLAPTETADPSLTYLLDTCKHMLSEPAGTNLSSDYLAQAIVACVFSRHSQLRDVPRSADSKVPLSQAQMQRVNDYLQANLDGSFQVADLAAVIGLSRTIFFERFTVTTKATPNQYLQVLRINRAKQLLRDGKLSLVDIAFACGYADQSHLARFFKRFVGVAPGRYRKDAH; the protein is encoded by the coding sequence ATGGTGTTCGACGCAAGCCGCGAGATCATACGTGCCAGCGATGGATTGGGTTGGTCGAATATGGCTGCCGTGCTGGCGCGTACGGATCCCTTCGAAGAAGTTGTTCCGCCCATCTCTTCCTTGTTCATCGCAGTGCCCCAGCAAAAAATTAAAATCGTGCTGGAAAAAGATGGCAAGACTTTCCAGGGAGAGATGGCGGCCAATAGCCACAATATTATTGCGCCGGGCAATGGCTATGCCGTGCAAGGTTTCGACTTGATTAATGCCTTCTATGTCTACATCAAGAATGAGATATTGCGCGAGCTGGCAGATGAAATTTACGGTCGGCGACTGGATGAAATCGATTTGCTCGCGCCGACTGAAACGGCCGATCCGAGCCTGACTTACCTGCTGGATACTTGCAAGCATATGCTGAGTGAGCCTGCCGGTACCAACCTGAGTAGCGATTATCTGGCGCAGGCGATTGTGGCTTGTGTCTTTTCACGGCATTCGCAATTACGGGATGTGCCTCGCAGCGCCGATAGCAAGGTTCCACTCTCCCAGGCACAGATGCAGCGCGTCAATGATTATTTGCAAGCCAATCTGGATGGCAGTTTCCAGGTCGCCGACCTGGCCGCCGTCATTGGCCTGAGCAGGACCATATTCTTTGAGCGCTTTACCGTGACGACCAAGGCAACGCCCAATCAGTATTTACAAGTGTTGCGTATCAACCGGGCAAAGCAGTTGCTGCGTGACGGCAAGCTGTCGTTGGTAGACATCGCCTTTGCCTGTGGCTATGCCGATCAATCCCATCTCGCGCGCTTCTTCAAACGCTTTGTCGGGGTTGCGCCCGGTCGTTATCGGAAGGACGCTCATTAG